The genomic region AAGAGGCCCGCCATTTGTCAGGGATGAGCTTTCCGGTGCCAGATGGACAGAAATTAGCACGCTCTGCCTGAGCTCTGTGGTTGCTTGTGTGGAGAGCATGTGAGTGAGTGCTTTTActgtagatatatatatatatatatgttgtaTGTGGAGAGATGAAGAGTTTGCAGACGGAAGGAAGAAGGATGAGGATGGGCTCATTAAATGCTAAAGTGGCCTCCTGTGGTACAGTCACTACCTACCTCACAGGAGTGGATGTGCGACGACGGCTTGCGGTCCTCACATGAACGCAAAACTGTCCCCCTTTGCCCTCTGTCAGCTTTCCTGCACTTGCTCCTCACTAATTGAATACTGGCATAAACCGGATGGAAAATCACTCTTGCCAAAACTATCTAATTTTGCCTCGTAGATCTGCTGGTTCAGATGAGTAAGCGGCTTGCAGGGGTGGAGGGAACGGAGCCAGGATGCAGGCCGTGTGAGGACGCAAGCAGTCACCGCGAACCATCAGCTAGCTGGCAAACTCACAACAAACACCTAAGCCTGTAATCACACAAGAgaaatctaaaaaagaaaacattctcaggctgaaatgaacaaaaaaaaactaaacatgaaaatgaacaaattaTTACATCCATATATGCAAGGAGAAGAAacttatatataaaaatggcaCACTGCAATCAATACTTTTGCTGCTTGTATCGTACTGTatataacaaaaaaaggaagtatTTACAAAAACCACTGTCACTTgtcaatttgatttttttttcttttcctctcattTGAAACGGAgcgaaaacatttttttttttgggaagAGTGGACAGGATACATtgatctttcttttgtttttaagcatttttgcatttttcccaCCCCCAACTCCGTTTGAAGCTCCCGCTGTGTCGGGGTGGCACCTCAGGCTGTGGTGGTTTGTACTAGTGTAGGGGGAGTATGGCGGTGGGGGTGGAGAGGTGGGGAAATGTGGGATACGGGTGGGGAAGGGAGCGGGGTGGGGCGTTCCTCAGGGCTGGGGAAGGCGGTGGAGGGTGTGGAGGTGGGACATGGAACCAGTTGGGGTTTCTCACGCTGTCAGTGCTTCTCTCAATTCCTTGTTCCTGCGCACCTCCTGTGCATGCTTCTcctagaaaaaacacacacattgagGATGTCACGTTTTTCTCTGCTGCCAGCCATTtcctgacatttttttcccccttgttcACAGCAACAGTTTCCCTATGCTGACCCCTGGACTTCATTTCCCCTCTTGCTATTTTTACCAGCCGTGACAGCACGGCTTGTATTGTTTTCCTCTTTCGAGTAGtccatgtatgtgtgtgcgagcgtgtgtgtttgtgcagtaaAATCTATTTCCAGACCTACTGCCCAAAGGCAATTTTGAGTTTAAATGTCATTCTGTCTTTTGCCAATGATAACTTGATAAATGTGCAAGACTTTTCAAAATGATGGTGGAGAACACGAGTACTGAATAAGCAACTAACTCCCAACTGGTGGTGACTGTCCTTAGCGTGCTAAACAAGCTAGATCGTCCAAGTATGAcctcagtcacacagaaaaaaaaaaaaaaaaggtattcaGTATCAGGTTTGCTAGAGGTGTCACGAGCAAAGAGGGTGCTGCACCATAACCCCACCCATGTGACTGCTTTGACTGCTAACAGGTTGCCTGTAGTGCGCATGGAAGACACTGATTGCAAACGCCTGCTAACTAATAACCGAGTGCTaatgaaacttgaaaaagtgcGACGTTTTTTAAGTTGTGTCCTACCACTCCAACCAATATGTTACAAAAAGTGGTGTTTTCTTTGTTAGAGACGTGCTTTACTGCTGCTTAACAAGTAtttggcaagtgtttgcagacaggttggcatcttccatgcaaCTATGGGCAACTGCAGCAATCTGCCAGCGGCCAAGGCAATCACAAAGTCGTTTTGCTGGGACACCATGTACCTGTCTATGAAACAATTTCACATAGTAACAGCAATTAAACTCCTGCATCGACGCCCCAACTGATTGGGTAATAACCATTTTTCCTTAGCAACCACTGGTTACAACAACTGCCAACAACCATTTCCAACCAGtcggggaatacacattttttcttAGCAACTGGTGGTTGTCAAGCAGTTCccaactggtctctaggcctgtgtgggTGGGGTTAATGATAAGCTTTGGCCCTTCAGAAAATACAACATGGCAGAGGCTGTTGAGGCTTCAGACCAGTGGGTGATGTCACAGTAGCTACGTGTATCTTTTGTATACTGAGTAATGGGGGCTGATCGTGATCAGCTAACAAGCATTCGTTAGCCTAGCTTAATAATATGGTTCCTATTTATTCTTGCCTTTATGAACATGAGAATATTATCCAGTACTTCAGCTGTAAAACACATTTGTCTTTACTGGTTTGTTTCATTGTCAGATTCATAACTGTAATAAAACATTGATGGTAATTATGTCACTGTGTGTAACGGCAGAGTCACTTTCAGTTTGTTCAACTGTTTGTTTTGGACTCTTATAGCAAAGACAAATGTTATTACGTTTTCATAGTGCTAATCAGAAAATAGCAGATACTACTTTGACTTAGTGATAGATTTATGAATACAAGCACAACACAAGGTAGCTTTCCTTTAAGATTTCTCAGCTTTTCTGAGGTCACACCGTCAATATTTTGTCTGGGGATTTTGTAGTTGGAGCAACACAACGAGAATGACCGTTTCTTATTCACACTGACATCAATATGTATTATACACAATATGAAGAAACaactaaaatatttatttgccTGTTTGCAAAGTCTCACAGTGacataatttttattattagccGGATAATAAGAAGAATAATTTTCAGATGGGACTCTCTCCGCTCCTCACCTTCTCCAGCAGGCGCTCCATCATGGCAGCCAGGTAAGCCATCCGGTTCTCCTCGATTTGCTCCATTTTCATCTGGAGCTTCTCTTCAGCCATGCGGCTGAAGTTGCTGTTCTCCTCCATGGCCTTCATCAGCACGTCGCGCTCGTGCTCCCGCTTCTCAGCCAAGGTACGAAGCACCTGCGCCTCCTGGcactggaggaggaagaggagaaggagaaagaagagagaagaTGTCTTCCTAAATTTGTTCCTAAATGTGATTTACTGAAATCTGACCACTCATTGATTTATGTCTCTGAGAGTGAGTCAGAGATGGTGCAACAGATGCAGATGTTTAAAACGATCTAGGAAAAGGTCTCTCTTCACCggcttaatttttaaaaaaaactataatcAATTATTTACTATGTATGATAATTTATACAGTACACTGTGTGTTTTCCTGACAGTATTGGGTAGTTGGAGTTAAAAAAATCAGTGATATTGATTGGTTGATTGATTTGTTGCTGGTTTGTTGGATTTGTCAGGTGCTGGACTCACTCTATTGACATTCGAATCAATGGGATGCGGGAATTAGCCGACGTCAGCCTCGATTTTCCATGACAGGCTTGAGGCTACAGCAGCCAATGTGATGCATATTTATGTGAAATTAAATTTCAAGGGAAGCCAACCGATTATAACATCATAGCAGCAATATTTTGTAAGCTTGAAGATgattttgtgcttttgtttggcattattttgttttcttacacttgatgtttttgtgtctctgtggggGGAAAATCCTTACCCGTCTTCGGTCCTCAGCTGCCTCCAGCTTCTTTTGGATATCCTCCAGGGAaatgtccctctttgggggacTGGTGATGCAGTGGGCCACTTCAGATACAGGGGAGGTCGGCTTCAGGATGACCTCGAAGGCCTGGCCTGAGGCACGCTTGTTAATGGGCTTTATGTCCATATCTGCATGCGTGTGcaacaaaaatgaacaaaagaaagacaattctcacttttctctgcctttctttcttccttcagGTGCTTTTGGATAAAACAGGAGGCTTATATCCACCCTACCTTCATAGTCGCCCATGATATTTTTGCGGCTCTCGGGATACAGACAGGAGCAGATGAGCGAGAGAACTGaaatctccttcatcttctcttTGTAAGCTGTGGATACAAACGTGAAATATTACTTCTGCTTACTTTGCTATCGTGCACACTTAGGGCCGCGCCTCTAACATGCACACAGGCAAAATATTAACCCAGTAACACAGAAAAACGATGAAACATCTGTAACCTACTTCTACTTCCACGGGAGGTCTTTGatgtaaatattaatatttttggaGGGATAATTATTCATCAAGACGTCCAAAAGGAAATCTCATCAAAGGATGTCTGCTGCAGCTGAACTGCTCAGGGTTTTGCAGGCATTTTGAGGCTTTTGTTTCCACTGAGCTGCGAGGGGAGCATGACGGATGTGTCCTTACTTGACCTAATTTCCCCAACAGTCAAGATGCTTCCATCCCCACAGGATTCTCCACACATCATTAGCTATGCATTTATTTCGGCCTATTATTTATTAACGCCGGCAGACCAACGCCCTTGTGCTCCACAGCTTTTCTGTAGGTAATCAGCGATTAGTTGCACGGTTTTCAGGTAATTTTAGAAGCCAGATAATCTTTGGGGTTTTTATCTTCTTAGACTGTGGCTTATGGATAGAGGAGGCTAACAGCTACTGGTTTAGCTTATCAGCATAGCACAGCAGTATGGCTGTCCATCCCATGGTCCATTTACAGTCCAAAAACTTAATAACACTGAAGTGAAGCTGGCAGCAATTCATAGTTGCTGTGTTTGGCAACCTACGCCCCTGCAGGGAGGAACAAATACTCCGAAgggcagacagaaaataaaagtatGAAAAGAACAACCTTGTGTAaccttgttcttttttttttattattcttgtgTTTTTGGCACTTACTCCTTTGTAATTTGTGCTTTAAGTTCAGCAGCAGTCCCAGCAGAGAGCAAGGCAAAAATATCTGCAACACGCTGCAGGTTGTGAAATATTCTGCGTTTGCACATAAGGACCGCATCTGTCAAGGTGCACTGCCTCATGGTGCAGATTTGCATGCCAACTGTCATTGTATGGCATAATCCATCACCCAGAGCACAAGGCCTTCAGGGCTGAAATGTGGCACATTGATTCATGATTTGCAGAAGGCCACAGTACCAACGCCAGAAATGAGATTTACTGTGAAAGAGCTTCTCTGTGGTGGGTTACAGTGTGATTAATCCAAGCCGCTTCTTTTCGCTCATTCCcttctcactctctcttctccctGCGTCTCACTTTCTGCCCTGCAGACGGGCAGACGCCACCGTAATGTGATAAACTCTCAGATGTAGCTCTTGCTATTCTCTGATGGCCTTGTTAGCCCCTTccctgaggaggaagagggaaaGAGTAAGagcacagcaggagggaggctgATAAAAAAAACGAGAATTATTggaagaaaggagagagagagaataggaatgaagatgaaagaaacagaaaagagtGCAATTTCTATGAgatgaaaggagagagagagagagaaaaagggtgagagggtgagaaaacactcGAGTGGTGAGGTGTAGCCCTGCGATGATGCCAACGCCTTTCTGACTTAAACTGAAATCACAGACGGAAGGATTATCAGCTCCCGCTGGAATCGCTGCCACTGCCGACTGCCCTCAGGACAGCTTAATGGAAGGAGCCACCTCAGGTGGATGCCACTTAAACTCATAATTACTGGACTGCACCATTTCTGCtgatgggggtgggggtggaccCATTTGGAGGGTGTCACTGGCTCATTACGGGGCTGTGTATATGTCAAGGCCCAGCAGCCATGTTCTCGTACGTACAACTCCACTTGACAGCTGAAGACTCAGACAGTTAACAATTCAGTGGAGCAGATAATTTGGGTTAATGGAGCAGATCAGCAGATATTCCTCTTTACTGGTTGCTGAGTCTGGGCGGGTCCTTTTTTTCCTGTGGATCTACAGTTTCTGCAGTTCTGGCTGCAACTAATGATTTTTTCATAATCTGTTAATTCGATGGTGATTTTCTTGACAAATTGGTTAATCACTGAAGACTCTAGTTAAGAGGAGCTTGTTAGGTATCTCATTTTAGctggaaaaaacataaaaaagaagacTTTATCTGTATCGATGGATGAGTGGATAAATTCGCCCATGATTGCAGCTCTATCCTGGTTATTAATAAAGgtgcaaacactttttttttgcttttctatgACTGTTAAATTAAATTGATTCTCTTTGTTGACTTGGACAAGAACCGCTTGCTGTGAATTGAAACAGCTCTCCATGTCTGAAACCCACATTTTCCCCCTCTTTCATTTCCATAATCAAAAATATATGAGAGTCACTATTATGCAGAAACATTAAAGTGCTACTGTATTCCTCCTGAGAGAATTCCTTCTGTAAGCAGTGTAATGATATGGTCATTCCCAGAGGATCACAAACATTAAAATGGCTAGCAACGGCGTTCCAAACAAAGGTTTCTGGCAGAGCTTCAGGCGTGCTGAAGCGATATATGTCAGTTTAAGATGAGATGAAGTAATTTCAGACGGGGACATCAACACTTTACTGCTCCCACTCCAATCCATCAGGCTGGTTCCAACCAGTCAGAGCTGCTCCTCCCGTCCCACAACCACAGACACAGCCATCAAACTGCACTTCCTCTTCCAATCCATCAGCCGAAAGAGTGCAGATCATCAATATCCACACTACCTCCACCCCCGCAAGCATCCCTCTTCCCCAGCACCTTCTGCATCCCCAAGCCTCCGTCTCATCTGTCGCTGGTGCACTCTccctctcactctctttctctATTTTTTCACCCACACTCCCAGCATCTCCTCAGAGAGAGTGCGTTGCCACAAAC from Pelmatolapia mariae isolate MD_Pm_ZW linkage group LG22, Pm_UMD_F_2, whole genome shotgun sequence harbors:
- the stmn2b gene encoding stathmin-2b, which translates into the protein MAKTAIAYKEKMKEISVLSLICSCLYPESRKNIMGDYEDMDIKPINKRASGQAFEVILKPTSPVSEVAHCITSPPKRDISLEDIQKKLEAAEDRRRCQEAQVLRTLAEKREHERDVLMKAMEENSNFSRMAEEKLQMKMEQIEENRMAYLAAMMERLLEKEKHAQEVRRNKELREALTA